The proteins below are encoded in one region of Deinococcus aquaedulcis:
- the asnS gene encoding asparagine--tRNA ligase, with the protein MFSNIHELPQHVGQTVTVHAWLTDKSGKGKIQFLKLRDGSGFVQATVFKGDVTEDVFEQAKRLTQEQAVTVTGEVRADERAPGGVELSVRGLTPISENHAEYPITPKEHGIEFLMDHRHLWLRHRRPWAIMRVRDCVQRAIVDFFHGEGFIRFDAPFFTPNAAEGTTELFEIDLFGEDKAYLSQTGQLHAEAGAFAFGKVYTFGPTFRAEKSKTRRHLLEFWMVEPEVAPSNHTENMALQERFVSFLVRRALEECAEELKLLGRDVSKLAGAAEGNYPRVTYTQALDIIRAHIESGDLPTNVQADVQPVAWGDDLGAPHETILGHHFDRPVIIERYPAAIKAFYMQPDPEDPRVALCDDMIAPEGYGEIIGGSERIHDYELLKGRIEHEGLPLEAFEWYLDLRRTGSMPHAGFGMGLERVIAWITGIDHIREAIPFPRMLTRMRP; encoded by the coding sequence ATGTTTTCCAACATTCACGAGCTGCCCCAGCATGTGGGCCAGACAGTCACCGTGCACGCGTGGCTGACCGACAAGAGCGGCAAGGGCAAGATTCAGTTTTTGAAGCTGCGCGACGGCAGCGGCTTTGTGCAGGCCACGGTCTTTAAGGGTGACGTGACCGAGGACGTGTTCGAGCAGGCCAAGCGCCTGACGCAGGAACAGGCCGTCACCGTGACTGGCGAGGTGCGCGCCGATGAGCGGGCCCCGGGCGGGGTGGAACTGAGCGTGCGTGGCCTGACGCCGATCAGCGAGAACCACGCCGAGTACCCCATCACGCCCAAGGAACACGGCATTGAGTTCCTGATGGACCACCGCCACCTGTGGCTGCGCCACCGCCGCCCCTGGGCGATCATGCGGGTGCGCGACTGCGTGCAGCGCGCCATCGTGGACTTTTTCCACGGCGAGGGCTTCATCCGCTTTGACGCGCCGTTTTTTACCCCCAACGCCGCTGAAGGCACCACCGAGCTGTTCGAGATTGACCTGTTCGGTGAAGACAAGGCCTACCTGAGCCAGACCGGGCAGCTGCACGCCGAGGCGGGCGCGTTCGCTTTTGGCAAGGTGTACACCTTCGGCCCCACCTTCCGCGCGGAGAAGAGCAAGACCCGGCGCCACCTGCTGGAGTTCTGGATGGTGGAGCCGGAAGTGGCCCCCAGCAACCACACCGAGAACATGGCGCTGCAGGAGCGCTTTGTGAGCTTCCTGGTGCGCCGGGCGTTGGAGGAATGCGCCGAGGAGCTGAAGCTGCTGGGCCGCGACGTGAGCAAGCTGGCCGGGGCCGCCGAAGGGAACTACCCGCGCGTGACCTACACCCAGGCACTGGACATTATTCGGGCGCACATCGAAAGCGGCGACCTGCCCACCAACGTGCAGGCCGACGTGCAGCCCGTGGCGTGGGGCGACGACCTGGGCGCGCCGCACGAGACGATTCTGGGGCACCACTTTGACCGCCCGGTGATCATTGAGCGCTACCCGGCGGCCATCAAGGCGTTCTACATGCAGCCTGATCCCGAGGACCCCCGCGTGGCCCTGTGCGACGACATGATCGCCCCGGAAGGCTACGGCGAAATTATCGGCGGAAGCGAGCGCATTCACGACTACGAGCTGCTGAAGGGCCGCATTGAGCACGAAGGGCTGCCGCTGGAAGCTTTCGAATGGTACCTGGACCTGCGCCGCACCGGTTCCATGCCGCACGCGGGCTTTGGCATGGGCCTGGAGCGCGTGATTGCCTGGATCACCGGCATTGACCACATCCGTGAGGCGATTCCCTTCCCCCGGATGCTCACGCGCATGCGCCCCTGA
- a CDS encoding DUF2382 domain-containing protein: protein MTEERKVRRALQGVIELREERAEIQKVREETGRVVVRRERRVREETVRVELVTEVLVVTAQEGSPGVQIGTRTLAPGETYEVLLYDERAVPGKETVVAQEVRLFKDTLVREETVPLQLAYEELVVDERMVDQGRIDPPQS from the coding sequence ATGACAGAGGAACGAAAAGTCCGCCGCGCCCTGCAGGGCGTGATTGAGCTGCGTGAAGAGCGCGCCGAGATTCAGAAGGTCCGTGAAGAGACGGGCCGCGTTGTCGTTCGCCGCGAGCGCCGTGTACGCGAGGAAACCGTGCGTGTGGAGCTGGTCACTGAGGTGCTGGTGGTGACCGCGCAGGAGGGTTCTCCTGGCGTCCAGATCGGCACCCGTACCCTGGCCCCCGGCGAAACGTACGAGGTCCTCCTCTACGACGAGCGCGCGGTGCCCGGCAAGGAAACGGTCGTGGCCCAGGAAGTGCGCCTCTTCAAGGACACGCTGGTGCGCGAGGAAACCGTGCCCCTCCAACTCGCCTACGAGGAGCTGGTCGTGGACGAGCGCATGGTGGACCAGGGCCGGATAGATCCGCCCCAGTCCTGA
- a CDS encoding PRC and DUF2382 domain-containing protein, with protein MARLIPISELVRDRNYDLGSTYNVVGQTAYGYGGEKVGTVREALTDDGGQIRYLIVDVGGWFSAKEVMVPVGMARIEDDGVYFDNLSKDQVKGMSGYVAGQDYEYEAQVADERILRGVDTSTHHAAGTFNYTQRDDTLFQTPQRLQLLEERLQVNKDRFVAGQVQIGKHVETRTENVTVPLEREEIVIERHVVSDARPVSGNVTLGAATETVEVTLEAERANVSKQAYVTEEVEIGKRTVTEQQTVTETIGREVLDVNQTGQVAVQGTEAHLRDGRNVAERAVDAVKDAVDPLDGKIDRR; from the coding sequence ATGGCGAGACTGATCCCGATTTCTGAACTGGTGCGCGACCGCAACTACGACCTGGGCAGCACGTACAACGTGGTGGGTCAGACGGCCTACGGCTACGGCGGCGAAAAAGTCGGCACCGTCCGCGAAGCCCTGACCGACGACGGCGGCCAGATCCGCTACCTCATCGTCGACGTCGGCGGCTGGTTCTCGGCCAAGGAAGTCATGGTCCCCGTGGGCATGGCCCGCATCGAGGACGACGGCGTGTACTTTGACAACCTCAGCAAGGACCAAGTCAAAGGCATGTCGGGCTACGTCGCTGGCCAGGACTACGAGTACGAAGCTCAGGTGGCCGACGAGCGCATCCTGCGCGGTGTGGACACCTCCACCCACCACGCGGCGGGCACGTTCAACTACACCCAGCGTGACGACACGCTGTTCCAGACCCCGCAGCGACTGCAGCTGCTCGAAGAGCGGCTGCAGGTGAACAAGGACCGCTTTGTGGCGGGCCAGGTGCAGATCGGCAAGCACGTCGAAACCCGTACCGAGAATGTCACTGTGCCCCTGGAGCGCGAAGAGATCGTCATCGAGCGCCATGTGGTCAGTGATGCCCGTCCGGTGTCCGGCAACGTGACGCTGGGCGCAGCCACCGAGACGGTGGAAGTGACGCTGGAAGCCGAGCGCGCCAATGTGAGCAAGCAGGCGTATGTCACCGAAGAGGTGGAAATCGGTAAGCGGACGGTGACCGAACAGCAGACCGTGACCGAGACCATCGGGCGTGAAGTGCTGGACGTGAACCAGACCGGGCAGGTGGCGGTGCAGGGCACGGAGGCGCACCTGCGGGATGGGCGGAATGTGGCCGAGCGGGCGGTGGACGCGGTCAAGGACGCCGTGGACCCCCTCGACGGCAAGATCGACCGCCGCTAA
- a CDS encoding PhzF family phenazine biosynthesis isomerase — MIAYSEVSAFTDTPGHGNRAGVVLEGQTLSRQDMQALAALIGAPETVFITRREGPIARVRYFTPTQEVDFCGHATVALGLTLAQAGEWDGRSPLYLDTLAGRVPLRLDTAAGVPQRVWMQQPSPAYRELPRSIRTELAEALGIDARMVHRGLPLAAASTGLWSVFLPLLDSVILDGLEPDLPRIQALTEALEVASLYAYAPMGVNRFAARDFAPAVGIPEDPVTGSAAGALMALLARQGRLPVRGERACGVVYQGHALGTPGEVEVELELQGEQIVAVHVGGCATVEREGVWSPVQGAAPRR, encoded by the coding sequence ATGATCGCCTACAGCGAGGTCAGCGCCTTTACCGACACGCCGGGACACGGCAACCGGGCCGGCGTGGTGCTGGAGGGCCAGACCCTGAGCCGCCAGGACATGCAGGCTCTTGCCGCCCTGATTGGGGCGCCGGAAACGGTGTTCATCACGCGGCGCGAGGGCCCGATTGCGCGGGTGCGCTACTTCACCCCCACGCAGGAGGTGGACTTCTGCGGGCACGCCACCGTGGCCCTGGGCCTGACACTGGCGCAGGCGGGCGAGTGGGACGGCCGCTCGCCGCTGTATCTGGACACGCTCGCCGGGCGCGTGCCGCTGCGCCTGGACACGGCGGCGGGCGTGCCGCAGCGGGTGTGGATGCAGCAGCCTTCGCCCGCCTACCGCGAGCTGCCGCGCAGCATCCGCACGGAACTGGCCGAGGCCCTGGGCATTGACGCGCGCATGGTGCACCGTGGCCTGCCGCTGGCGGCGGCCAGCACAGGTCTGTGGAGCGTGTTTTTGCCGCTGCTGGACAGCGTGATTCTGGACGGCCTGGAACCGGACCTGCCGCGTATTCAGGCGCTGACCGAAGCGCTGGAAGTGGCCAGCCTGTACGCCTACGCGCCCATGGGGGTCAACCGGTTTGCGGCGCGCGATTTTGCCCCGGCGGTAGGGATTCCCGAAGACCCGGTGACCGGCAGCGCGGCGGGCGCCCTGATGGCGCTGCTGGCGCGGCAGGGGCGGCTGCCGGTGCGCGGCGAGCGGGCCTGCGGCGTGGTGTACCAGGGGCATGCGCTGGGCACACCCGGCGAGGTGGAAGTAGAACTGGAACTGCAGGGCGAGCAGATCGTGGCGGTGCATGTGGGCGGCTGCGCCACCGTGGAACGCGAGGGGGTCTGGTCTCCGGTCCAGGGCGCCGCGCCGCGCCGCTGA
- a CDS encoding Cof-type HAD-IIB family hydrolase, producing MLGLICVDVDGTLVGTGNVIRDDVWAALEDARRKGVRLALCSGRPAFGNARAYAERLDPDGWHVFQNGASVVNVGSGQSLSEPFPQASLPGLLDRARREDRLLEIYTDLAYAVTKPGDYAERHARLLGLPYQPQAPEDLQGEVVRTQWVVARAEEQAVVSAPHEGLSLHPAGSPVMPDAIFISVTREGVSKGSAVTRVAQAYGVPLDRVMMVGDGENDVAALQVVGHPVAMANADEPARRAARHFVGHVDDGGLREAVELALQL from the coding sequence ATGCTGGGTTTGATCTGTGTGGATGTGGACGGCACCTTGGTGGGCACCGGGAACGTGATTCGGGACGACGTGTGGGCGGCGCTGGAAGACGCGCGGCGTAAGGGGGTTCGTCTGGCTCTGTGCAGTGGGCGCCCCGCCTTCGGCAACGCCCGCGCCTACGCCGAGCGGCTGGACCCGGACGGCTGGCACGTGTTTCAGAACGGGGCCAGCGTGGTGAATGTGGGCAGCGGCCAGAGCCTCTCTGAGCCGTTTCCGCAGGCCAGCCTGCCGGGGTTGCTGGACCGGGCGCGGCGCGAAGACCGGCTGCTGGAGATCTACACCGATCTGGCGTACGCCGTGACCAAGCCCGGCGACTATGCCGAGCGCCACGCCCGGCTGCTGGGCCTGCCTTACCAGCCCCAGGCACCGGAAGACCTGCAGGGCGAGGTGGTGCGCACGCAGTGGGTGGTGGCCCGCGCCGAGGAACAGGCCGTGGTGAGCGCACCCCACGAGGGCCTGAGCCTGCACCCGGCCGGCAGCCCAGTGATGCCCGACGCCATTTTCATCTCGGTCACGCGGGAGGGGGTCAGCAAGGGCAGCGCGGTGACGCGGGTGGCGCAGGCGTATGGCGTGCCGCTGGACCGGGTGATGATGGTGGGCGACGGCGAAAACGATGTGGCGGCCCTGCAGGTGGTGGGGCACCCCGTGGCGATGGCCAACGCCGACGAACCGGCGCGGCGGGCGGCGCGGCACTTCGTGGGGCATGTGGACGACGGCGGCCTGCGCGAAGCCGTGGAGCTGGCGCTGCAGCTGTGA
- a CDS encoding DUF1622 domain-containing protein, producing MSLLAQVKVWTEWAATGVEVAAALVIVAAVVLALGRAAVALFRPAAQPDVQKESLRLELGRWLAVGLEFTLAADILRTAIAPSWDDIGKLAAIAALRTLLNFFLQREMDGHKARQEG from the coding sequence GTGAGCCTGCTGGCGCAGGTCAAGGTCTGGACCGAGTGGGCCGCCACTGGTGTGGAGGTGGCGGCGGCGCTGGTGATTGTCGCCGCTGTGGTGCTGGCGCTGGGGCGCGCCGCTGTGGCCCTGTTCCGGCCAGCGGCCCAGCCGGACGTGCAGAAAGAAAGCCTGCGCCTGGAACTGGGGCGCTGGCTGGCGGTAGGCCTGGAATTTACGCTGGCGGCCGACATTCTGCGCACGGCGATTGCGCCCTCGTGGGACGATATTGGCAAGCTGGCGGCCATCGCGGCGCTGCGCACGCTGCTGAACTTCTTCCTGCAGCGCGAGATGGACGGGCATAAGGCGCGGCAGGAGGGGTAA
- the recQ gene encoding DNA helicase RecQ: protein MSAASPATDPALNILKTVWGYDAFRGVQAEIVRTVAEGGNALVLMPTGGGKSLCYQVPSLLRRGVGIIVSPLIALMKDQVDTLRALGVRAAYLNSTLSPEGAREVEAALLAGELELLYVAPERLLLPRTLDLLERAPVALFAVDEAHCVSQWGHDFRPEYQGLSVLPTRFAHIPRLALTATADDRTRADILRVLELHGAPQFISSFDRPNIQYRVAAKEGPKTQLLDFIRTEHAGDAGIVYCLSRKSVEETAQWLQAQGVDAVAYHAGLSPRERNHAQERFLNEEGLVVVATVAFGMGIDKPNVRFVAHLDLPKSMEGYYQETGRAGRDGLPGTAWMVYGLADVVNVRRMLASSDAPEEVKRVEAGKLDALLTFCETASCRREVLLAYFGETFHGPCGNCDTCLNPPQVRDMTREAQMALSAAIRTGNRFGAAHLTDVLLGRATEKVVGMGHHTLPTFGVGTAHDEKTWRGVLRQLVSLGYLAAGEYHGLSATGKARALLKGETRLTLREDTLQPRTTKRERQRDRGGSRAPVAAADQPLFEALRAWRLSRARSLGVPPYVIFTDATLKAIAEFKPTSHALLGTVSGVGQRKLADYGDEVVQLVRDSLDGVSPAPVSAPERGARENSAVLGILKGRPVADPPLPSLPADPARTEPVAEALRELRKTLSRETGHSAFVVFPNATLQALAERQPRTLADLQDIPGFGPKRVDAYGEQVVAAVKEALENG, encoded by the coding sequence ATGTCTGCCGCGTCTCCTGCCACCGATCCTGCCCTGAATATTCTCAAGACCGTCTGGGGCTACGACGCCTTTCGCGGCGTGCAGGCCGAGATCGTGCGCACGGTGGCAGAGGGCGGTAACGCCCTGGTCCTGATGCCCACGGGCGGCGGCAAAAGCCTGTGTTATCAGGTGCCCAGCCTGCTGCGCCGTGGGGTGGGCATTATTGTCTCGCCCCTGATTGCCCTGATGAAAGACCAGGTGGACACCCTGCGGGCCCTGGGCGTGCGCGCCGCCTACCTGAATTCCACCCTTTCCCCAGAAGGGGCGCGCGAGGTGGAAGCTGCCCTGCTGGCCGGCGAGCTGGAACTGCTGTACGTGGCCCCCGAACGCCTGCTGCTGCCCCGCACCCTGGACCTGCTAGAGCGCGCCCCCGTGGCCCTGTTTGCCGTGGACGAGGCCCACTGCGTCTCCCAGTGGGGCCACGACTTCCGCCCCGAATACCAGGGCCTGAGCGTGTTGCCCACGCGCTTTGCCCACATTCCGCGCCTCGCCCTGACCGCCACCGCCGACGACCGCACCCGCGCCGACATTCTGCGGGTGCTGGAGTTGCACGGCGCGCCGCAGTTCATCTCGAGCTTTGACCGCCCCAACATCCAGTACCGCGTGGCGGCCAAGGAAGGGCCCAAAACCCAGCTGCTGGACTTTATCCGCACCGAGCACGCCGGGGACGCCGGCATCGTCTACTGCCTCTCGCGCAAGTCGGTGGAGGAAACGGCGCAGTGGCTCCAGGCGCAGGGGGTGGACGCCGTGGCCTACCACGCGGGCCTCTCGCCGCGCGAGCGCAACCACGCCCAGGAACGCTTTCTGAACGAAGAGGGGCTGGTGGTGGTCGCCACCGTGGCCTTTGGCATGGGCATTGACAAGCCCAACGTGCGTTTCGTGGCCCACCTGGACCTGCCCAAGAGCATGGAAGGCTACTACCAGGAAACCGGCCGCGCCGGGCGCGACGGCCTGCCGGGCACCGCCTGGATGGTCTATGGGCTGGCGGACGTGGTGAACGTGCGGCGCATGCTGGCCAGCAGCGACGCCCCCGAAGAGGTCAAGCGGGTGGAGGCCGGCAAGCTGGACGCCCTGCTGACCTTCTGCGAAACGGCCTCCTGCCGCCGCGAGGTGCTGCTGGCCTACTTTGGCGAGACCTTTCACGGTCCCTGCGGCAACTGCGACACCTGCCTGAACCCGCCGCAGGTGCGCGACATGACGCGCGAGGCCCAGATGGCCCTGTCGGCGGCCATCCGCACCGGCAACCGCTTTGGCGCTGCCCACCTGACCGATGTGCTGCTGGGCCGCGCCACCGAAAAGGTGGTGGGCATGGGCCACCACACCCTGCCCACCTTTGGGGTGGGCACCGCCCACGATGAAAAGACGTGGCGCGGCGTGCTGCGTCAGCTGGTCAGCCTGGGGTATCTGGCGGCCGGGGAATACCACGGCCTCTCGGCCACCGGCAAGGCCCGCGCATTGCTGAAAGGGGAGACCCGCCTGACCCTGCGCGAGGACACCCTGCAGCCCCGGACCACCAAACGCGAGCGCCAGCGTGACCGGGGTGGTAGCCGCGCCCCTGTGGCCGCCGCCGACCAGCCCCTCTTTGAGGCCCTGCGCGCGTGGCGCCTGTCGCGCGCCCGCAGCCTGGGCGTGCCCCCCTACGTGATCTTTACCGACGCCACCCTCAAGGCCATTGCCGAATTCAAGCCCACCAGCCACGCCCTGCTGGGCACCGTGAGCGGCGTGGGGCAGCGCAAACTCGCCGACTACGGCGACGAGGTGGTGCAACTCGTGCGCGATTCACTGGACGGCGTCAGCCCCGCCCCCGTCAGCGCCCCCGAGCGCGGCGCCCGCGAAAACAGTGCCGTGCTGGGCATCCTGAAGGGTCGCCCAGTGGCCGATCCGCCCCTGCCCAGCCTGCCCGCCGACCCCGCCAGGACCGAGCCGGTGGCCGAAGCCCTGCGCGAGTTACGCAAGACCCTCAGCCGCGAAACGGGCCACAGCGCATTCGTGGTGTTCCCGAACGCCACCCTGCAGGCCCTGGCCGAGCGCCAGCCGCGCACCCTGGCCGATTTGCAGGACATCCCCGGCTTTGGCCCCAAGCGCGTGGACGCCTACGGCGAGCAGGTGGTGGCTGCGGTCAAGGAGGCTCTGGAGAACGGGTAA
- a CDS encoding GNAT family N-acetyltransferase, with protein sequence MRPAPEIRPATRADLPAITEIYNHAVRHTTASYDVEPVTLTSRERWFDEKELGGWPLWVAVRGAEVIAWATYGPFRAKPGYRFTAEHSVYVAPQAQGSGVGHALMTTLMADAQQRGLHSLVGAVDADNAGSLAFHARLGFAPVAHFRQVGHKFGRWLDLVFVQRLLVAEG encoded by the coding sequence ATGCGCCCAGCCCCCGAGATCCGCCCCGCCACCCGAGCCGACCTGCCGGCCATCACCGAGATCTACAACCACGCGGTGCGGCACACCACCGCGTCCTATGACGTGGAGCCAGTCACGCTGACGTCCCGTGAGCGGTGGTTCGACGAGAAGGAGTTGGGCGGCTGGCCCCTCTGGGTGGCCGTGCGCGGAGCAGAGGTCATCGCCTGGGCCACCTACGGTCCCTTTCGCGCCAAGCCTGGGTACCGCTTCACCGCCGAGCATTCGGTCTATGTGGCCCCGCAGGCCCAGGGCAGCGGCGTGGGCCACGCCCTGATGACGACCCTGATGGCCGACGCCCAGCAGCGGGGGCTGCACAGTCTGGTGGGGGCGGTGGACGCCGACAACGCCGGCAGTCTGGCCTTTCACGCGCGCCTGGGCTTTGCCCCGGTGGCCCATTTCCGGCAGGTGGGCCACAAGTTCGGCCGCTGGCTGGACCTGGTGTTTGTGCAGCGGCTACTGGTGGCGGAGGGCTGA
- the typA gene encoding translational GTPase TypA, translated as MEYRNIAIIAHVDHGKTTLVDGLLKQTLKLGHGEEIAERAMDSNDLEKERGITILAKNTAVEYKGVKINIVDTPGHADFGGEVERVLGMVDGALVLVDAAEGPMPQTRFVLRKAIELGLKPIVVINKIDRNDARPEEVVNLTFDLMAELGANDDQLDFPILYAIAREGKAYKELDKPQDDMHELFDMVLEHIPAPKVDLDAPFQMLVTNLDYSEYLGRIVLGRVQRGTVKKGEFVQLMHKDGTMTKTRVVQPFTHLGLRRIEVDSVGAGDIVALAGIEDAQIGETVADLADPEALPIITVDEPTVSMVFQPNTSPFAGKEGKYVTSRHLNDRLKREVMTNVSLKVEEIRPDEFKVSGRGELHLSILLETMRREGYEVQVGAPQVIIRDIDGVKHEPVEHLVIDVPEQHASTVIGVLGARKGQMVNMEPQGTRTRVEFKIPSRALFGFRTQFLSMTQGEGIMSHIFDGYAPWAGELKTRQNGSLVSMEDGVAFAYSIFKLQDRGSFFIDAGQDVYVGMIVGENAREQDMNVNVCKNKKLTNVRSAGADEALTLIPPKRLSLEDALEYIADDELVELTPQSIRLRKKILNPSFRK; from the coding sequence ATGGAATACAGAAACATTGCAATCATCGCCCACGTTGACCACGGCAAGACCACCCTGGTGGACGGCCTGCTCAAGCAGACCCTGAAACTGGGCCACGGCGAGGAAATCGCCGAGCGCGCCATGGACTCCAACGACCTGGAAAAGGAACGTGGCATCACCATTCTGGCCAAGAACACGGCCGTGGAATACAAGGGCGTCAAGATCAACATCGTGGACACGCCCGGCCACGCCGATTTCGGCGGGGAAGTGGAGCGCGTGCTGGGCATGGTGGACGGCGCCCTGGTGCTGGTGGACGCCGCCGAAGGCCCCATGCCCCAGACCCGCTTCGTGCTGCGCAAGGCCATTGAGCTGGGCCTGAAGCCCATCGTGGTCATCAACAAGATTGACCGCAATGACGCCCGCCCGGAAGAAGTGGTGAACCTCACCTTCGACCTGATGGCCGAACTGGGCGCCAATGACGACCAGCTGGACTTCCCGATCCTGTACGCCATCGCCCGCGAAGGCAAGGCCTACAAGGAACTGGACAAGCCCCAGGACGACATGCACGAGCTGTTCGACATGGTGCTGGAGCACATTCCGGCCCCCAAGGTCGACCTGGACGCCCCCTTCCAGATGCTGGTCACCAACCTCGACTACTCCGAGTACCTGGGCCGTATCGTGCTGGGCCGCGTGCAGCGTGGCACGGTCAAGAAGGGCGAATTTGTGCAGCTGATGCACAAAGACGGCACCATGACCAAGACCCGCGTCGTGCAGCCCTTCACCCACCTGGGCCTGCGCCGCATTGAGGTGGACAGCGTGGGCGCCGGGGATATCGTGGCGCTGGCCGGCATTGAGGACGCGCAGATCGGTGAAACCGTCGCCGACCTCGCCGACCCCGAAGCCCTGCCCATCATCACGGTGGACGAGCCGACCGTGAGCATGGTGTTCCAGCCCAACACCAGCCCCTTTGCTGGCAAGGAAGGCAAGTACGTCACCAGCCGCCACCTGAACGACCGCCTGAAGCGCGAAGTCATGACCAACGTGTCGCTGAAGGTGGAAGAAATTCGCCCCGACGAATTCAAGGTCTCGGGCCGCGGCGAGCTGCACCTGTCGATCCTGCTGGAAACCATGCGCCGCGAGGGCTACGAGGTGCAGGTGGGTGCCCCGCAGGTGATCATCCGCGACATCGACGGCGTGAAGCACGAGCCGGTCGAGCACCTTGTCATCGATGTGCCCGAGCAGCACGCCAGCACCGTGATCGGTGTTCTGGGCGCCCGCAAGGGCCAGATGGTGAACATGGAGCCCCAGGGCACCCGCACCCGCGTGGAATTCAAGATTCCCTCCCGCGCGCTGTTCGGCTTCCGCACCCAGTTCCTGTCTATGACCCAGGGCGAAGGCATCATGAGCCACATCTTCGACGGTTACGCGCCCTGGGCCGGTGAACTCAAGACCCGTCAGAACGGCTCGCTGGTCAGCATGGAAGACGGCGTGGCGTTCGCCTACTCCATCTTCAAGCTGCAGGACCGGGGCTCGTTCTTCATCGACGCGGGCCAGGACGTGTACGTGGGCATGATCGTGGGTGAAAACGCCCGCGAGCAGGACATGAACGTGAACGTGTGCAAGAACAAGAAGCTCACGAACGTGCGCTCGGCCGGCGCCGACGAGGCCCTGACCCTGATTCCCCCCAAGCGCCTGAGCCTGGAAGACGCCCTGGAGTACATCGCCGACGATGAACTCGTCGAGCTGACCCCCCAGAGCATCCGCCTGCGGAAGAAGATCCTGAACCCCAGCTTCCGCAAGTAA
- a CDS encoding AI-2E family transporter, with amino-acid sequence MNPTPSLPPARRSPPGPDDQPRVTVQVVNLLPVAFAVIGALLALNFFGQVAPSLLAVTLALILATALNPVARFFERWMSRGLAGTLTVLLVVATLAGAAFVALPPAIAQLSTLGSSTVDLGALETRLNSWLRSQPGVDRMIPDDALQQLEGQLRQVGAQVMKALPSVVALVLGGLFTALITLVMLVYALGNPVPLVNGALGAVPPRWRTPAMYALAQILKHMGAWGRATLLVMLVTGSCTAAGFYLLGVDNWLVFGLLAALGELVPTIGPIVATIPPILFTLADDPQRALYVALFVLVFQQVSGFVLSPLVVGGAGNLHPLSVIVGVLLFGGVFGLVGAFLTVPFLIVIKAVYQHFYLREASDIPDAVAMALISGRVEEQLEREEEAREQAVRAATQARDADLTQQVERGTVNLDQLEDALEDAPPAGRERP; translated from the coding sequence ATGAACCCCACACCTTCTCTTCCCCCCGCCCGGCGCTCGCCGCCTGGGCCGGATGACCAGCCGCGCGTGACCGTGCAGGTGGTCAACCTGCTGCCCGTGGCCTTTGCGGTCATTGGAGCGCTGCTGGCGCTGAACTTCTTCGGGCAGGTGGCGCCGTCGCTGCTGGCGGTGACGCTGGCCCTGATCCTGGCCACCGCCCTGAATCCCGTGGCCCGTTTCTTTGAGCGCTGGATGTCCCGGGGGCTGGCCGGCACCTTGACGGTGCTGCTGGTGGTGGCCACCCTGGCAGGTGCGGCATTTGTGGCCCTGCCGCCCGCCATTGCCCAGCTGAGCACCCTGGGCAGCAGCACCGTGGATCTGGGGGCCCTGGAAACGCGCCTGAACAGCTGGTTGCGCAGCCAGCCCGGCGTGGACCGCATGATCCCCGACGACGCCCTGCAGCAGCTGGAAGGGCAATTGCGCCAGGTAGGCGCCCAGGTCATGAAAGCCCTGCCCAGCGTGGTGGCCCTGGTGCTGGGGGGCCTGTTCACCGCCCTGATCACACTGGTGATGCTGGTGTACGCCCTGGGCAATCCAGTGCCGCTGGTCAACGGCGCGCTGGGGGCGGTGCCGCCGCGCTGGCGTACGCCCGCCATGTACGCCCTGGCCCAGATTCTCAAGCACATGGGCGCCTGGGGCCGCGCCACACTGCTGGTCATGCTGGTCACGGGCAGTTGCACGGCGGCGGGCTTCTACCTGCTGGGCGTGGACAACTGGCTGGTGTTCGGCCTGCTGGCGGCGCTGGGCGAACTGGTGCCCACCATCGGGCCCATTGTGGCGACCATTCCGCCCATTCTGTTCACCCTGGCCGACGATCCGCAGCGGGCGCTGTACGTGGCCCTGTTCGTGCTGGTGTTCCAGCAGGTGTCCGGCTTTGTGCTCTCCCCCCTGGTGGTGGGCGGGGCCGGCAACCTGCACCCGCTGTCGGTCATTGTGGGCGTGCTGCTGTTCGGCGGCGTCTTCGGGCTGGTGGGCGCCTTCCTGACCGTGCCATTCCTCATTGTCATCAAGGCGGTGTACCAGCACTTTTACCTGCGCGAAGCCTCAGACATTCCCGACGCCGTGGCCATGGCCCTGATTTCCGGCCGCGTGGAAGAGCAGCTGGAACGGGAAGAAGAAGCCCGTGAGCAGGCCGTGCGCGCCGCCACCCAGGCGCGTGACGCCGACCTGACACAGCAGGTGGAACGTGGCACCGTGAATCTGGATCAGCTGGAAGACGCCCTGGAAGACGCGCCCCCCGCTGGGCGCGAGCGGCCCTGA